The DNA sequence AGAAGCTTCTGTCGATCGCGCTGGCGCTGCCGACCAGCATCAAGGCGCGTCGCTTCGTCCTGTCCGTTCTGATCGCCTTCCTGCCGGCGGCCGTCATCGGCGCAATCGCGCATGATTTCATCAAGACGGTGCTGTTCGAAACGCCGATGCTCATCTGCGTCGTGCTGATTGTCGGCGGCTTCATCCTCTACGCGATCGACCATCTGCCGCTGAAGCCACGCTACACCAACGTCATGGACTATCCGCCGTCGCTGGCACTGAAAATCGGCCTGTTCCAGTGCCTGGCGATGATCCCCGGTACCTCTCGGTCCGGCGCGACGATCGCCGGCGCCCTGCTGATGGGGACCGACAAGCGTTCGGCCGCCGAGTTCTCGTTCTTCCTGGCGATGCCGACCATGCTCGGCGCCTTCACGCTCGACCTCTACAAGAACCGCGACGCGCTCTCCTTCGACGACTTCACGCTGATTGCCGTCGGCTTCATGGCGGCGTTCGTCGCAGGTATCTTCGTCGTGCGCTCGTTGCTCGATTTCGTCTCGCGCCGCGGCTTCACGCCATTTGCCATCTGGCGCATCCTTGTCGGCACGGCCGGCCTGATCGGCCTCTGGCTGTTCGACTGAGCCGGGATCAACTGTTACAAACGAAAAAAGGCGCGTTCTTCACGCGCCTTTTTCTTTGATCCCAGTTTTCTTCGACTTCGGACTAGGCCCTAAAAACAAAGCCGCGTGCGTCTCAAGGTGAAACGCACGCGGCTACTGGCCCCCGCCAATAACTCTAATTATGCCCTTCCAAAGCAATTCCAGGAAAATGCGAAGCCGTTTTCCGTCGGGACTTGCGTGATTTGAAGGGCGCCGGCCTTAGTTGCCGGAAAGATCGATCGATGCCGTCGTGCACGGATCCACGCCATAGGCCGGCGCACAATCCTTGCCGCTGCTCGCGACTGTGTTCGGCGCGATGAATGAGCCAGCCAGAATGATCAGTGCCGCACACGCAAAAAAGATTGCGATCGACTTGCCCATGGACGCTATGCCTTTCGAGATTGCTGCTGCCGCCCGCCGTCATGCCTTGCGATCGGGGCGCGAGGCGGTGTTTAGTCGCTGGATATGACATGATCAATATCAGGACATGTTGAATTTGCGGTAAATGCCATTCGCTTTGTTAACTGCGGCAGAACTGCAACGCTGTTGCCTGGATACAACAGCAAACGGCCGCCGGTGGATGCCGGCGGCCGTTCGAAAAAGGGTAGGTCTTTGCAGCGATCAGGCGGCGCGGCCGCTGCGGGTGTACTGGCCCTGCGGGCGATAGCGCACCAGGTAGGTCGGCAGGATCGGCTCCAGCATCGTCGCATCGATGCCGATGCCGGCGAGCGTACGTCCCTCGGAAACCGCCTTTGCCGAGACGACATTGTCGGATTTCAGCAACACCACCTGGTCGGCGGTGAGCGGTGGCGTGACGAACGGCACCATCGACGCGACGCTGCCGATGAAGGAAGCGATGCCGAAGGGCAGCGAGACGAGCGTGCGCTTGCGATCGATCGTGTTGAGCATGATCTCGAGACAGTCGCGGAAGCTTAAGACATCCGGGCCGCCGAGTTCGTAGATCTTGCCCTTGGTGATCTTGCCGTCCACGGCGCGGGCCACGGCTTCGGCGACATCGGTCACGTAGACGGGCTGGAACTTGGTGTGTCCGCCGCCGATCAGCGGCAGGACCGGCGAGAAACGCGCCATGTCGGCGAACTTGTTGAAGAAGCCGTCCTCGGGGCCGAAGACGATCGAGGGGCGCAGAATGATCGCGTCGGGCTTCGTTTCAAGGATTGCCGCCTCGGCGCGCCCCTTGCTGCGGGCATAGTTCGACGGCGAGGAAGCGTCTGCGCCGATCGCCGAGATGTGCGTCAGCGTCGCGCCGACGCCGCGCGCCGCTTCCGCCACGGCGCGCGCGCCGAAATCCTGGACGGCGTCAAAGGTGTTGCGGCCGCTTTCAAACAGCACGCCGACGCAGTTGATGACGTGGTCGGAGCCTTCGACGGCGCGATCGACCGATTTACGGTAGCGCAGGTTCGCCTGGACGAAGGAGATCTGGCCGACATTGCCGAGCGGCTGCAGGTGGCCGGCAAGGTCCGGTCGGCGAACGGCAACGCGAATGCGGTAGCCGCGCTTGGCGAGCGCGCGCACGACATGACGGCCGACGAACCCGGATCCGCCGAAAATCGTCACCAGCGGCGGAAGGTTGGACAAGGTCATGGGAAACGCACTCCTGATCGCAGAGGAAAGAATTGATTGCTACATAACCCAACAGCCGCGCGAGGTGAAGGCCAATCCACGCGGCTTGTCGGACCTGTCGGAAGATGGGGGTGCCAGGCCGTCAGACGCCTTCGACGACGACCATCTCCGCGTCGGCGACTTCCTGGCGGATCGCCGCGGCAATCTGGTATTCGGGCGAGTTGTAGCAGTCGACCGCTGCCTGCAGCGACGGAAATTCGATGACGACGTTGCGCGCGCGAACGCCGCCCTCAAGGCGGTGGTGTTCGCCGCCGCGCGCGAGAAAGTTCGCGCCATATTTCTCGAAGGCCGGCTTTGCTGCCGCCACATAATCCTTGTAGCGCTCGGGGTCGCGGACATCGACCCGTGCGATCCAGTATCCCTTGGCCATGCTAAGCTCCTCGTCTTTCGGCTCCGGGGCCGACGGGAGTTACTTCCGGCAAATTTTGGTTGAGGTCAAGCGGATCGACACGGATCGCCTCCGTGTCCGGAATGCTGCCCGCGTCAACGCGAAAGGGCCCCATCCATTTCCGCAAGAATCGCGCGCGCGGCCGCAAGTGGCTCGGCGACTGCGACGATTGGGCGCGCGATGACGAGATGGCTCGAACCGGCCTTCAGCGCGTCGGCAGGCGTCATCACCCGCTTCTGGTCGCCCTTATCGGCGCCTGCAGGCCGGATGCCCGGGGTGACCAGCGCCATGTTCGGCCCGATGATCTTGCGGACCGCTGCCGATTCCTCCGCCGAGCAGACGATGCCGCCCATGCCGGCGGCGCGCGCCTGTTCGGCCCGGCGCAGCACCAGCGTGTGCGGGTCGTATTCGTAGCCGGCATCGATCACGTCCTGCTCGTCCATCGAGGTGAGCACGGTGACGCCGAGCAGGCAGAGATCGGAACCCTTCGCCGCCTCGACGGCCGCCTTCATCGCCTTGGGGTAGGCGTGCAGGGTCAGCATCGACATGCCCATCTTGACGATGTTCTCGACACCCTTGGCAACCGTGTTGTCGATGTCGAGCAGCTTCATGTCGAGGAAGACCTTCTTGCCGCTTGCAGCAAGATCGCGCGCGAATTCGAGTCCGCCGGCAAAGACCAGCTGATAGCCGATCTTGTAGAAGGAGACGTCGTTGCCGAGCGTCGAGACGATCTTCTCGGCATCGGCGATCGTCGGAAGGTCGAGGCCTACGATCAGTCTGTCGCGCGCGGTTTCGGTCATCGTCTAGATCCCCTGCCAGTGTTCCATCGGGGTCCAGTCGCACGCAACGGATCGATCCGCAAGGCGGAAAGCAAAGACATTGCCGCCGCCGCCGCCCTTCTGGTCGGCAGTGCGAGAAATCGGCGCGCCCAGCAGTCGGCATTTCAGTAGCGTGCCGACGCCGCCATGGCCGACGAAAGCGATCGGGATCTTTGGATCATGGCCCTCGAGCACGCGGAAAACTACCTCCGAGATGCGGGTCTGGGCGTCGACCGCCCGTTCCCAGCCCTTGAAGCTTTCGGTGGGATTGGCAAAGAACCAGTCTGCCGCCTTCTCGAATTCCGGAGGCGGCAGGAAGCCGGTGGCGGAGCGATCGTTCTCGCCCATGTCATGGTGGGTCTCGATCGTCACGCCGGCTGCGTCGGCGAGCAATTGCGCCGTCTCGATCGCCTTGGTCTCGTCGCTCGAGATGATCCGTCCGAGCGAACGCACCCAACGCGATGCAACGGTGATGACCGCGCGTTCGCGGCCAACAGCGGAAAGTCCCCATTGCGGAACGGGCACGTCCGGATCGATCTGCACCTGCGGATGGGTGACGTAGACGCCGAACATCCTGTCAGTGTGCCCGACGAT is a window from the Ensifer adhaerens genome containing:
- a CDS encoding undecaprenyl-diphosphate phosphatase, with protein sequence MADQSIISALVLGLIEGLTEFIPVSSTAHVLLAGHFLGFKSPGNTFAVLIQLGAILAILLVYFQKLLSIALALPTSIKARRFVLSVLIAFLPAAVIGAIAHDFIKTVLFETPMLICVVLIVGGFILYAIDHLPLKPRYTNVMDYPPSLALKIGLFQCLAMIPGTSRSGATIAGALLMGTDKRSAAEFSFFLAMPTMLGAFTLDLYKNRDALSFDDFTLIAVGFMAAFVAGIFVVRSLLDFVSRRGFTPFAIWRILVGTAGLIGLWLFD
- a CDS encoding complex I NDUFA9 subunit family protein gives rise to the protein MTLSNLPPLVTIFGGSGFVGRHVVRALAKRGYRIRVAVRRPDLAGHLQPLGNVGQISFVQANLRYRKSVDRAVEGSDHVINCVGVLFESGRNTFDAVQDFGARAVAEAARGVGATLTHISAIGADASSPSNYARSKGRAEAAILETKPDAIILRPSIVFGPEDGFFNKFADMARFSPVLPLIGGGHTKFQPVYVTDVAEAVARAVDGKITKGKIYELGGPDVLSFRDCLEIMLNTIDRKRTLVSLPFGIASFIGSVASMVPFVTPPLTADQVVLLKSDNVVSAKAVSEGRTLAGIGIDATMLEPILPTYLVRYRPQGQYTRSGRAA
- a CDS encoding DUF1330 domain-containing protein, with translation MAKGYWIARVDVRDPERYKDYVAAAKPAFEKYGANFLARGGEHHRLEGGVRARNVVIEFPSLQAAVDCYNSPEYQIAAAIRQEVADAEMVVVEGV
- the pyrF gene encoding orotidine-5'-phosphate decarboxylase; translation: MTETARDRLIVGLDLPTIADAEKIVSTLGNDVSFYKIGYQLVFAGGLEFARDLAASGKKVFLDMKLLDIDNTVAKGVENIVKMGMSMLTLHAYPKAMKAAVEAAKGSDLCLLGVTVLTSMDEQDVIDAGYEYDPHTLVLRRAEQARAAGMGGIVCSAEESAAVRKIIGPNMALVTPGIRPAGADKGDQKRVMTPADALKAGSSHLVIARPIVAVAEPLAAARAILAEMDGALSR
- a CDS encoding histidine phosphatase family protein is translated as MFGVYVTHPQVQIDPDVPVPQWGLSAVGRERAVITVASRWVRSLGRIISSDETKAIETAQLLADAAGVTIETHHDMGENDRSATGFLPPPEFEKAADWFFANPTESFKGWERAVDAQTRISEVVFRVLEGHDPKIPIAFVGHGGVGTLLKCRLLGAPISRTADQKGGGGGNVFAFRLADRSVACDWTPMEHWQGI